TAacttttttgaagtttattttctaATCTTAAAATATGCCAAGTTATGTGACGCCTTTCTTGCTGCCGATCACCATAGTGGCCAACACGCTGATAGTAGTTGTACTCAGCAAGCGACACATGCGGACGCCCACTAACGTCGTGCTGATGGCGATGGCTCTCTCAGATATGTTCACATTGCTGTTCCCCGCCCCGTGGCTCTTATACATGTACACGTTCGGCAACCACTATAAGCCTCTTACCCCAGTGGGGGCTTGCTACGCTTGGGCCTTCATGAATGACGTCGTCCCCACACTCTTCCACACCACGTCCATCTGGTTGACCCTGGCCCTCGCTGTCCAGAGGTAAATAcaatttcttagtttttattataatgattatttttaaaagattccaTATTGTCGGAATACTGCTGCTTAGAACCTGGATTGTGtctattttatagaattatactAGAGAGcttagtaaaatgtttataatatttttatacttatgcCAAAAGTTGCTAAGCCTTGCTAAATTGATAAGgtgcaaaaataaaatgtaagctATCTTAAAACATTCAGATGAATCATAAGCACTTTTTTTAAAGTGATAGCTCACACATCGATAACAGTTATTgggatattttaagaataaacatgAATCGCTAATTCGTGTTACTAAGTGAACGTTTTGTGAACAGATGAACCATTCTacctattaatttgtttataaatatataagttaaaaatggAGCAACGTTGTGATGAAGAGAAAAGTAGTTAAGGTTTTTGAGAATAGTAAAGAATTCGGGACAATAATGAAAGTATTTAAGACGTAATATGAAGTTAACTGGCCCTAAACATGTgttgacatttttttcaaatgaatTGGAAAAAGGAGGCacaattttttttacacttaaaacttttaaatataatatttcactgcTTAATGTAGTTTGAAAAGACTAAATTACCATCTACGTTTTACTACTGAATGCGCAAGTGACAAGTAAAAAATATCTAACGCATTATCAATGCTATTTCAACCGTATTATAAATCCCACCTTActtaacaaaactgtgaatgcTTACACATAATGGTATCCGAAACTGGTTGGCTCCCTTGATATTGTTTATGAGATATTTAGATTGCTATAAGACAGGAAGTGAATATAAACTGCTGAAAATTATTGAACtcattaactttatatttatacgaaattatgtaatttcttcATCGCTATGAAAATGAAAACTCGTCTATGacacttgtaatattttacaccGGAAGTATATTACAAGGACAGTGTAGTTGttgctttttgactgaagtaggtcTTCAAAACGTACATACTCATATAACATTATTCCCACGATTTTGTATTCTACTATTTAGACTTTTCACGTCCACCATCCGTAAATAATGAGCGCTTTAGAAAACacattagattaaattttgtttgaaaatgacCTGATACctcttaaaaacatgttttaactatGATTAATTACAGCTGCATTAAATAGGTtctgaaaagtttttgaaaaagtctCTCTCATTATGGAGTCGTAAACGTAAAAACATTGAACTTTTTCAAGTGACATAGGatataaatgaacttttaaaGCAATCAGTAGCCCTTCACCACCTCAGGGGGCTGGGCTGTAAGCAATGTGTAGAAAATCTTATTTGGAAGCATAGTTTGAtgtgcataccattttaaagttcTTAATTAGTAGAAGACCATGCCGCAAATTAAACCAGAATCGTATGTGCTGATCCCAGAACgtcctaattttattttaactatagcAAATGAGGCAAAAAGGCTTCATGTATGATTACTGAAGTCTTATAACACAACGCAAAAAAGATGACACAAACACCTAATTTAAGATACATTCAATGTCCTGCTATCCTTCTAATAGAATGGTCTACGAGAATTCAGTAAAGTTCTTAATGTAAGCACAGGTTGGTATGAAAATAAGAATGCCGCATACCGCACTACAAAAGCTTTATCCGTTACAAAATGGTTCAAGGTTTTTTAAAGGAAACTGTAAATTCAGTATAAAATCGGGAAGTTTCTTAAGTAgcttaatataaaatgaaaaacatttgttGGTATTGTTACTATACATTAACGTTTGCTTATgtcgtgttcacaattattctCGTATTGTTGGTCCTTCTTAGAACGTTTTACTCCCGCTGCCTGTAAATTTactgagaaataaaaaaagattagtACAAACCCCGTTTTGAATGAACGTAGTACTTATTTCATAAGCATATATGCATTTTCTGAAAGTGGAATTTTTGGATTCAAGGAGAATCAGCAAAGAAACTCAGAACCAGGAATTTAGTGATGAAGGCGGTTGAAATGGGCAGATACCTATTAAATCTAACTAAATATAAgggttgttaaattaatatttttaatgttatttcagATATTTAGGCTAACACCAACAGAATAAGCTGATATTATCTGATGTCCTCAGGTACGTATATGTGTGCCACACACCAGTGGCCCGTACATGGTGCACTATGCCACGCGTGCTGCAATGTGTGGCATGGATAGTCGTCCTCGCAACCCTGCACCAGTTCCCCAGGTTTATTGACAGAGTGTACGAGCCAGTGAAAATCTCGTGGCGTGGACAGGACGATGTCACGGTTTGTAAAGTAAGTTTATCCTGCATTTACCTGTACTTCATCTGAATTTTGCTCcatattatatgaaatgaaatggtGGATATGCTCTATGttaacactgttttaatataatgataataagTGGTGTTTTGTCTTGAGTTAAAATATAGGAATCTTAAGAAGAATGAAACCCCTTGTTGgattttagttttgtttcttaaccactatttatactaatattgatatatatatatatatatatatatatatatatatatatatatatatatatatatatatatatacataaattcatGTGTTGAAATACACAAAGAGACAACGGCAAAATATTTATCCTTGAAAATGTCTTGTTTCCAAGCCGTGTTAAAcctattaaatactaaaatagtaGGTTATTACAACAAACAAAACGTATCAagatttcatagtttattatttccGTAGCAGGAGTTGACTGTACGAGTTGtagataataaatgttaaatatttacattttataatacaaataattgccGATGTTCCCGACAGGAACGTTTCGCTTACTGGGTGAAGCATTGGTTGACTATTGACGTCTACTTCACCTGGTATTTTGGGTTCCGTGTGATCTTCGTGCACATGGTTCCCTGCATCTGCGTAGTAGCACTCAACGTTCTGCTGTTCCGTGGTCTACGAGACGCCCAGCTCAAGCGTGACAAACTGCTCAATGAAAATCGTAAGAGAGAGTTCAAGAAGCTGAGAGATTCAAACTCTATCACGCTCATGCTCATTGTCATCGTCACTGTCTTCCTGTGCACGGAGATCCCGCTCGCTGTTGTAACGGTATGTTATTGACTTAACTcatgaaaaaactataaatttattttatgatgacaTCATAATTGCATCATTAAATgtttactcaaaaatattttttaataaaattcttcgATGCATGATTTCTCTGATTGCGTATTATGATAGATATTTTTTGCTTTGCgccaataaaatacattttaaagctatttttatcTATATGGATTCTCTTTATTCTGTATatatgtgttaaaaatgtaacttGCATCACTGAttcatattataacattaaaaatccTTAACTAAAATAGAAGAGTGAAATTTGAATCATAAAAATCATTGAGCTCTGTACTAATAAAAAGGCCATattttaaacgaataaaatgttTAGAGAATAAACACACATCTCAAAATACATTTGACAAGCAATAATCCAAATAAAAACGACAGAAACCTTTGTAGTaaattaaccctccatcaggcgcttaaaattagaaacaccatcaggcgctcacggaggtttcctccaggttagcgaataatggatatcatagtcgtttaaactgtttttatttgtttaaatattcatactgatttaattacaatgtaatatattcatttttagaaattaaataaaaattactctcttatgtaatgaattttccgaataagaaattcaaaatcttaaaaaatgttattgtgtaaTAACagcatgatttattttaaggaataatgcaattaattgtaaaaatgtttaacctactgtagtaatatatggaaattaacttagtttttaacttcttacaaaaacaacttacttcaattcttgagatattatacaattgtaatgtcaattattactctaaaatcataatttattcttcacttaaaatttttttaaacactacacaaagtttcaaaacattttccttttggttcttataacgacaatcttcactccataaacagtactgaaatgttccctagcacacgggtactgatactgacaagtctctcgtcttcattctccatttcacaaaattcaaataaaatatattgtaaaacttaaaaagaaaccatcacaggtcacacatttaggcgcacacggattattactccataaaaactaaacactataagacGCTCACGGAGAATTCGTCCAAGCATTACAAACACAACAttgggcgctcacggaggaatcgtccagtctcgcacggaagtagacctcatactgacagattttgacaaagataagcgggaggctattgtttcgtttccccgaaagatgctaTAGAaatacactgcgggaaacgactgccaacatcagaaaagtagtactatttttaataataaaaaatacacggaggaaaactccgtttagcgcccgatgtagggttaaacTAGGTATATAAGTAGTATATTTATAAGTCAGACATATCATATATTGGGGACAGAAacaaaaacgcatgaaaaatTAAATCTCTGTATAACCAGCATCCATTTATATCGTAATATGTGCAGGCACTctatttgtatagttttgtttgatcataaataataacaaataaacaagaaCGTGTCAAAGATGTCCAATGACATGAACACTACTGACctaaatcaatattattgttatatttcgtTTATGTTCACTACTTTTTAGGAGTACGTCAGACGACTTTTCTGTAGCATGCGTCACTGAAATTGCACGAACATTTCATGCATATAGATCATATAGTTTTAAAGATATCATCTAAtgaaacaaacagaaaataactTTCATAAATCCCTCCGGCAGATTAAAGACAGAGGATTATCTTTGAGGAACTCACATGACAACATTTAACTCTGTCTTGCCTATGTAACAATGAGCTGATGTAATGGAGTTTCGAAAGATgtgaacagtttcgaaaaaaatataatatataatccttaatatttcaaacattgaatttattatttggaTTAGATTTTAGGCTGAAGCATGAAGTTGTACAATATCCTTTGtagatatttatgtaaacaaatataattaatagataagtagttctatagttaaaattatcaGGAGACACTTGCATACTATATGTTCTTAAATTTTCTTGATTTTCATATGGAAAAGTTGTTATGAAGTTGTACCAAGTTCATAATCCGCTCTTACtacgtaaacaaatatataattgtattacactGGACATATTGTATATCACCAGGTTCGTCACCATCCTTAGATACTTCACCGaattgtaaagtatttattttttgtctcatGTTGCAGATTCTCCACATATTGTCCTGCACTACCAAAAGATTCCTGGACTACAATGTGGCCAACGTCTTAGTACTCTTTACCAATTTTTTCATCATAGTCAGTTACCCCATAAATTTTGCCATTTACTGTGGTATGAGTCAACAATTCCGAGAGACTTTCAAGGAGCTGTTCATCCGGGGAACATTACAGGTCGCTCGCCGCAACGACGATGGCAGTTCTGGGAGCTCTCACGTCAATGAGCCCAGGTTTTCCGCAAAAGAGACTAGTTTGTAGTACGACCGTTCCGTATGATCAGAGCTTAGTGCCTGCTACCTCACTTGAACTGATTTTTAACATATCTGGATGCTAAGAGCCATGTATAGTCTCATAACAGAATCCATGAGGAACCG
This genomic stretch from Homalodisca vitripennis isolate AUS2020 chromosome 6, UT_GWSS_2.1, whole genome shotgun sequence harbors:
- the LOC124364476 gene encoding sex peptide receptor-like, encoding MSFAVTAWGCLPCIVLYVTHISVRGNTGSKSQDKMEVTELVEFSNLTTNLINNLTDDWNLTLPTLAPNVSMELVEYSTLTTDRINNITENWNLMLPALVPKRTPYYINITSKVPIEYAMPMYGYVTPFLLPITIVANTLIVVVLSKRHMRTPTNVVLMAMALSDMFTLLFPAPWLLYMYTFGNHYKPLTPVGACYAWAFMNDVVPTLFHTTSIWLTLALAVQRYVYVCHTPVARTWCTMPRVLQCVAWIVVLATLHQFPRFIDRVYEPVKISWRGQDDVTVCKERFAYWVKHWLTIDVYFTWYFGFRVIFVHMVPCICVVALNVLLFRGLRDAQLKRDKLLNENRKREFKKLRDSNSITLMLIVIVTVFLCTEIPLAVVTILHILSCTTKRFLDYNVANVLVLFTNFFIIVSYPINFAIYCGMSQQFRETFKELFIRGTLQVARRNDDGSSGSSHVNEPRFSAKETSL